From one Bacteroidota bacterium genomic stretch:
- a CDS encoding nucleotidyltransferase domain-containing protein: MQSIGQKIRKLRIDKGDPLRKVAAYLDIDQAILSKIERGYRKAKREQIIRLAEYFEVDEKLLIAAWLGDKILEIIQNEIAAEEALNLAENQIYCLKQKEKSYSDNIEMLRRCLEDDGRIKTAWLFGSFAREDVHQDSDIDLLVEEMPDIKFNYFDLADLRFKLEEKLSRKVDLGFASSVKKKVSENILNDIKLVYERVEPTK, from the coding sequence ATGCAATCCATCGGGCAAAAAATACGAAAATTAAGGATTGATAAGGGTGATCCACTCAGAAAAGTGGCTGCCTACCTTGACATTGACCAGGCCATACTTAGTAAAATTGAGAGAGGGTATAGAAAGGCTAAGCGTGAGCAGATAATAAGATTAGCGGAATATTTTGAAGTGGATGAAAAACTGTTAATAGCTGCGTGGCTGGGAGATAAGATACTTGAAATAATACAAAATGAAATAGCAGCAGAGGAAGCACTTAATCTTGCTGAAAATCAGATTTATTGTCTAAAGCAAAAAGAAAAGAGCTATTCTGATAATATTGAAATGCTTCGGAGATGTCTGGAAGATGATGGCAGGATCAAAACGGCCTGGCTCTTTGGTTCTTTTGCCAGAGAAGATGTCCACCAGGATAGTGATATTGATCTTTTAGTAGAGGAAATGCCTGACATTAAATTCAATTATTTTGACCTGGCTGATTTAAGGTTTAAACTGGAAGAGAAGTTAAGCCGGAAGGTTGATCTGGGCTTTGCTTCTTCCGTTAAAAAGAAGGTTTCGGAAAATATTCTCAATGACATAAAATTGGTATATGAAAGAGTTGAACCAACGAAATAG
- a CDS encoding DUF3795 domain-containing protein, with the protein MNNLISCCGLNCETCDARIATIRDDDKLRKATAEAWKKMFGAADLPVEAINCLGCRQEGIKFAHCYNCEIRKCAFGKGFQTCGECSEMGSCELVGFVHKHAPEAIANLRGLYSTN; encoded by the coding sequence ATGAACAACCTTATTTCCTGTTGCGGACTTAATTGTGAAACCTGTGATGCCAGGATTGCCACCATCCGGGATGATGATAAACTTAGAAAAGCCACTGCCGAGGCCTGGAAGAAAATGTTCGGTGCAGCCGACCTTCCGGTTGAAGCAATCAACTGCCTGGGATGTCGCCAGGAAGGCATCAAGTTTGCCCACTGCTATAATTGTGAAATAAGGAAATGCGCTTTTGGAAAAGGGTTTCAAACATGCGGGGAATGTAGTGAGATGGGTTCCTGTGAGCTTGTCGGGTTTGTCCATAAACATGCACCGGAAGCAATAGCTAATCTGAGAGGTTTGTATAGCACTAACTGA
- a CDS encoding M20/M25/M40 family metallo-hydrolase: protein MKIILLLTAILLSVISFSQESDSLILRQIFENAITNQDAYKNLEYLCTEAPGRLVGSPESLKALEYMKQYAESIGCDTVYMQEYVSKAWRCDSTVVYLMLTGGLAVKLDADAIGPSPATPEHGVSASVVEVMGLDELQAMGEDRIRGKIVFFNRPMKQTFVNTFQAYGNAADQRYRGPGVAASMGAVAVIVRSLTAGIDNFPHTGSTRFDSLRIPAVAVSTMAAETLSAMLKNGMGEEVLIRVDVQDLEPISTYNLIAEIRGTEKPEEIIVVGGHIDAWFNSPGAHDDGGGCVQSMDVLRVFKELGIRNKHTIRAVMFMDEELYQGGGKAYADYTHARGERTFFALEADAGAFTPEGFMVDAPDSVYRQVAAFRKLLAPYGIHYIRKGGTGVDIAPLKAFHVPLSGFRTDSQRYFDLHHSANDTFDKINFRELELGITCMAGLIFLIDQKEEW, encoded by the coding sequence ATGAAAATAATTTTACTATTGACAGCCATCTTGCTTTCTGTTATATCTTTCTCCCAGGAATCCGATAGCCTCATTCTGCGACAGATTTTTGAGAACGCCATCACTAATCAAGATGCCTATAAAAACCTGGAATATCTCTGCACCGAGGCCCCTGGCCGTCTGGTCGGCAGTCCGGAATCCCTAAAGGCGTTGGAATACATGAAACAATATGCGGAAAGCATTGGTTGCGATACGGTTTACATGCAGGAGTATGTCAGCAAAGCATGGCGCTGTGATTCCACGGTTGTTTATCTGATGTTAACCGGCGGACTGGCCGTAAAACTGGATGCAGATGCGATCGGGCCATCTCCGGCAACTCCTGAACACGGTGTAAGTGCTTCTGTGGTTGAGGTTATGGGGCTTGATGAACTGCAGGCCATGGGTGAGGATCGTATCAGAGGAAAGATAGTCTTCTTCAACCGCCCCATGAAACAAACCTTTGTAAATACTTTTCAGGCTTATGGGAATGCGGCGGATCAGCGTTACCGTGGCCCCGGTGTTGCTGCCTCCATGGGAGCCGTGGCGGTGATCGTCCGTTCCCTTACTGCCGGCATTGATAATTTTCCGCATACAGGTTCAACCCGTTTTGATAGCCTGAGGATCCCCGCCGTGGCCGTCAGCACCATGGCGGCAGAAACACTGAGCGCTATGCTTAAGAACGGAATGGGGGAGGAGGTGCTGATCCGGGTCGATGTCCAAGACCTGGAGCCTATTTCAACCTATAACCTGATCGCGGAAATACGGGGAACAGAAAAACCGGAAGAGATCATTGTGGTTGGAGGCCATATTGATGCATGGTTTAATTCTCCCGGAGCCCATGATGACGGTGGCGGCTGCGTCCAGTCGATGGATGTCTTAAGGGTATTTAAAGAGCTGGGAATAAGAAATAAACACACCATCCGTGCCGTGATGTTCATGGATGAAGAGCTTTACCAGGGTGGGGGCAAAGCATACGCAGACTATACACATGCCAGGGGAGAACGGACCTTTTTCGCTCTGGAAGCCGATGCCGGTGCCTTTACTCCCGAAGGATTTATGGTTGATGCGCCGGATAGCGTTTACAGACAAGTGGCGGCTTTCAGGAAATTATTGGCCCCGTATGGGATACACTATATCCGTAAAGGCGGTACCGGCGTGGATATTGCTCCACTTAAGGCGTTTCATGTTCCGTTATCAGGTTTCAGGACCGACTCCCAGCGCTATTTCGATTTGCATCATTCAGCCAATGATACTTTTGATAAGATCAATTTCAGGGAATTGGAGCTGGGGATTACATGTATGGCAGGATTGATATTCCTGATAGATCAGAAAGAAGAATGGTAA